In one Alkalinema sp. FACHB-956 genomic region, the following are encoded:
- a CDS encoding PAS domain-containing sensor histidine kinase, giving the protein MSNLGFFESGDSFSASLKLPPGLLVQALEAMLDGVILTDRAGKILYANPATSQLFGASLKELCCQNSIDRWVGQSLSHEGRSSGLSPQLLQQATTHGWRGELRCCRKDGHEFLAEASVGSIPDQLILVWTIRDITNYKRTELELIVENQALARSSQLKSEFLANMSHELRTPLTSILGFSSILKQKIFGELTAKQELYIQQIHRSGQHLLALINDILDLSKIEAGQLSLEMMPLSISQICQEAVALISEQAKVRNLNLQTAIPDDLPPLMADEVRIRQMLLNLLSNAIKFSHEGGTIGIQVTHDHQVLGLTVWDNGIGIPQEKQHLLFNPFQQVDDFIDRRRAGTGLGLALTRRLAELHCGSVEFKSEVGKGSQFTIFLPFQSPQHSEMSHSNPYFSS; this is encoded by the coding sequence ATGTCGAACCTTGGTTTTTTTGAGTCTGGCGATAGCTTTTCTGCATCGCTTAAACTGCCTCCCGGTCTCTTGGTGCAAGCCCTCGAAGCAATGCTAGATGGGGTCATTCTCACCGATCGGGCTGGGAAAATTTTGTATGCGAATCCAGCGACGAGTCAGCTGTTTGGGGCTTCCCTCAAAGAACTGTGTTGTCAAAATTCGATCGATCGATGGGTTGGGCAATCTCTCAGCCACGAAGGCAGATCATCCGGCTTAAGTCCTCAATTGCTGCAACAAGCGACCACCCACGGATGGCGAGGGGAACTGCGCTGCTGCCGCAAAGATGGACATGAGTTTCTAGCAGAAGCGTCTGTAGGGTCAATTCCCGATCAGTTAATTCTAGTATGGACAATCAGGGATATAACTAATTACAAGCGAACTGAATTAGAACTGATTGTTGAAAATCAGGCCCTAGCCCGATCGAGTCAGTTAAAGTCCGAGTTTCTCGCTAACATGTCCCACGAGCTACGGACGCCACTCACCTCGATTTTGGGCTTCTCCTCCATTCTGAAGCAAAAAATCTTTGGAGAATTAACCGCCAAGCAAGAACTCTACATTCAGCAAATCCACCGCAGTGGCCAGCATCTCTTGGCGTTAATTAACGATATTTTGGATCTCTCTAAGATTGAAGCGGGACAACTTTCCTTGGAAATGATGCCCCTGTCTATTAGCCAAATTTGCCAGGAAGCCGTTGCGCTCATCAGTGAGCAGGCCAAGGTGCGTAACCTGAACCTACAAACGGCGATTCCAGACGATCTGCCCCCTTTGATGGCGGATGAAGTCCGGATTCGCCAAATGCTGTTGAACCTTCTTTCCAATGCAATTAAGTTTTCCCATGAAGGCGGCACGATCGGGATTCAGGTCACCCATGATCACCAAGTTCTGGGCTTAACGGTTTGGGATAATGGCATTGGCATTCCCCAAGAAAAACAGCACTTGTTGTTTAATCCGTTCCAACAGGTCGATGATTTTATCGATCGGCGACGGGCGGGTACTGGGCTGGGCTTGGCGTTAACGCGTCGCTTGGCTGAACTGCATTGTGGCAGTGTGGAATTTAAGTCGGAAGTGGGGAAAGGGAGCCAATTCACCATTTTTCTCCCCTTCCAATCGCCGCAACATTCTGAAATGTCCCACTCAAATCCCTATTTTTCGTCTTGA
- the rlmN gene encoding 23S rRNA (adenine(2503)-C(2))-methyltransferase RlmN: MLDSPALSPSPTQPLLGASAQDLTAWVQEQQQPAYRGRQLHQWIYQKGIRSLSEVTVFPKSWREAMAEFPIGRSQIVHRAESLDGTVKFLLQLQDGQIIEAVGIPTFKGVQPGAALKPGSQPMLDRLTVCVSSQVGCPMACDFCATGKGGFKRNLERHEIVDQILTVQEAVGHRVSNVVFMGMGEPLLNVENVVGAVRSINQDIGIGQRFITISTVGIPGHIRRLAERQLQATLAVSLHASNQAVREQLIPSARQYPLEALLEECRDYVNLTGRRVTFEYIVLAGVNDQTEHAIELAHHLRGFQTHVNLIPYNPISEVDYQRPSEKQLRQFSQALRDRHIAVSIRRSRGLEADAACGQLRANQLQRWAKSAS; this comes from the coding sequence ATGCTAGATTCCCCTGCCTTGTCCCCCAGTCCGACCCAACCTTTGCTAGGGGCGTCTGCCCAGGACTTAACCGCTTGGGTGCAGGAGCAGCAACAGCCTGCTTACCGAGGGCGGCAGCTCCACCAATGGATTTATCAAAAGGGCATCCGATCGCTGAGTGAGGTTACTGTTTTTCCAAAATCCTGGCGGGAAGCGATGGCGGAATTTCCGATCGGACGATCGCAGATTGTCCATCGGGCCGAGTCGCTGGATGGGACGGTGAAATTTCTGCTGCAATTGCAGGATGGGCAAATTATTGAAGCGGTGGGCATTCCAACATTCAAAGGCGTTCAACCTGGGGCTGCCCTTAAGCCCGGTTCGCAACCAATGCTCGATCGCCTGACGGTCTGCGTCTCTTCCCAAGTGGGCTGTCCCATGGCCTGTGACTTTTGTGCGACGGGGAAGGGCGGCTTCAAGCGCAATCTAGAACGCCACGAAATTGTGGATCAAATTCTGACGGTGCAGGAAGCGGTGGGCCATCGCGTCAGTAATGTGGTGTTCATGGGCATGGGCGAGCCGCTGCTGAATGTTGAGAATGTCGTAGGAGCTGTGCGATCGATCAATCAAGACATCGGTATTGGTCAACGGTTCATCACCATTTCTACGGTGGGCATTCCGGGGCATATTCGCCGCTTGGCCGAGCGTCAACTTCAGGCCACTCTGGCTGTGAGTCTCCATGCCTCCAATCAAGCAGTACGGGAACAACTGATTCCCAGTGCCCGCCAGTACCCGTTGGAAGCGTTGCTTGAAGAATGCCGGGATTATGTCAATTTGACGGGGCGGCGCGTGACGTTTGAATATATCGTGCTAGCGGGTGTCAACGACCAGACCGAGCACGCGATCGAATTGGCCCACCATCTGCGGGGCTTCCAAACCCATGTCAATTTGATTCCCTACAATCCCATTTCAGAAGTCGATTATCAGCGGCCTTCGGAAAAACAACTGCGCCAATTTAGCCAAGCTCTGCGCGATCGCCATATTGCTGTTAGTATTCGACGATCGCGCGGCTTAGAAGCGGATGCAGCCTGTGGACAACTCCGCGCCAACCAACTGCAACGTTGGGCTAAGAGTGCATCCTAG
- a CDS encoding replication restart DNA helicase PriA, whose protein sequence is MPLTYSMPCPNCGHSAERLLTADGKLIRTQCSACDYLLITCRTTGKVIEAYAPGISMQALSPQVLAPLPDRTVPAR, encoded by the coding sequence ATGCCACTTACCTATTCCATGCCTTGCCCAAATTGTGGACATTCAGCGGAACGCCTGCTCACTGCCGATGGCAAACTCATTCGTACCCAATGTTCTGCCTGTGATTACTTGTTAATTACCTGTCGCACAACGGGTAAGGTGATCGAAGCCTATGCGCCTGGCATCTCCATGCAAGCTCTATCTCCCCAGGTTTTAGCCCCTTTGCCCGATCGAACCGTTCCCGCTCGGTAA
- a CDS encoding DUF4230 domain-containing protein, with product MRLSKSPRKPANPASLLKSIALLLSSGSFLLGVFILFSLWKSGDSFWRKLTSWATDPQPAPQVDVRSIVIKQVQDASELTTAIFSMEAVVPTQQDATVGGVVIGTTKLLYIAAGEVRAGVDLSKLKAGDIQADGETLTLRLPPAQRLDSKIDVSRSSVYDYNRGSLGLGPDVAPQLQTLAQQRALEKITTAACEQGILKQANERAKLVVSQLVKVPAYKTVNVVTQPPDLATCKLAITPSPAPTAAPPSPSAPMGSPTGAPTPSPSSSPVSQNSAPAPSALPKVPVKP from the coding sequence ATGCGCCTATCTAAATCTCCTAGAAAACCTGCAAATCCAGCTTCGTTGTTGAAAAGCATCGCGCTGTTGCTCTCCAGTGGGTCTTTCTTACTAGGGGTGTTTATCCTCTTCAGTCTCTGGAAATCGGGGGATAGTTTTTGGCGTAAGCTCACGAGTTGGGCCACGGATCCTCAGCCTGCCCCTCAGGTCGATGTCCGATCGATCGTCATTAAGCAAGTTCAAGATGCTAGCGAGTTAACGACTGCAATTTTTTCCATGGAAGCGGTGGTGCCCACCCAGCAGGATGCCACGGTCGGGGGAGTTGTGATTGGAACCACCAAGCTGCTCTACATTGCCGCTGGAGAAGTGCGGGCGGGGGTAGACCTGAGCAAGCTCAAAGCTGGGGATATTCAAGCGGATGGCGAGACGTTAACCCTGCGACTCCCCCCAGCCCAACGGTTGGATAGCAAGATTGATGTCAGCCGATCGAGCGTGTATGACTACAACCGGGGTTCCCTGGGACTGGGGCCCGATGTTGCCCCCCAACTGCAAACCTTGGCCCAACAGCGAGCCCTAGAGAAAATTACGACAGCGGCCTGTGAGCAAGGCATTTTGAAGCAGGCCAACGAGCGCGCCAAATTAGTAGTCAGCCAATTGGTGAAAGTTCCAGCCTATAAGACGGTGAATGTGGTCACCCAGCCCCCCGATCTGGCCACCTGCAAACTGGCCATCACCCCCAGCCCTGCTCCTACTGCTGCGCCCCCCAGCCCCTCGGCACCGATGGGTTCCCCCACTGGTGCCCCAACCCCAAGTCCCAGCAGTAGCCCAGTTTCCCAGAATTCAGCGCCAGCCCCTTCAGCGCTTCCCAAGGTTCCTGTCAAACCCTAA
- a CDS encoding DPP IV N-terminal domain-containing protein — MGLASLARLLCYLFCGLMLGLTASGRSLRRDRLVFTAAQSQQNSQIVTMSLDRLEERWLTRALPAQGLTANMDPAWSPDGRWIAFIAEHDNQVNLYLMDANGANLTQLTHGGGLKLFPTWSPDSRSIAYMSNQAGSHDLYVVDITTRQSYYLTRTEGLEVAPSWSPDGRFITFVSDRDGNYEIYNLPIQGSLPLGVAQPIRLTNHPAVDTSPAWSPDGRWLAFTSDRDNANGVNSIYLLNQDTRQLLRLTDPGSDCAAPAWSADGRLLAITQRIRRPDGRWGIPQVVIMTPDGKEHDRLTHWQQIQETYPSWSLSRISKG, encoded by the coding sequence ATGGGTCTTGCTTCCCTAGCTCGATTGTTGTGCTATCTCTTTTGCGGGCTAATGCTAGGACTGACTGCAAGTGGACGATCGCTGCGGCGCGATCGCTTGGTGTTTACCGCCGCGCAATCGCAACAAAATAGCCAAATCGTCACGATGAGTTTAGATCGCCTAGAAGAACGGTGGCTGACTCGTGCGCTCCCTGCTCAAGGCTTGACAGCAAATATGGATCCTGCTTGGTCACCCGATGGCCGTTGGATTGCATTCATTGCCGAACACGATAACCAAGTGAATCTGTATCTGATGGATGCCAATGGCGCAAATTTGACCCAACTGACCCATGGTGGTGGCTTAAAGCTCTTTCCCACTTGGTCGCCGGATAGTCGATCGATCGCCTATATGTCCAACCAAGCGGGCAGCCATGACCTGTATGTCGTCGATATCACCACTCGTCAGTCCTACTATCTCACCCGTACCGAGGGCTTGGAAGTTGCGCCGAGTTGGTCACCGGATGGGCGTTTTATTACCTTTGTGAGCGATCGGGATGGCAACTATGAAATCTATAACCTCCCGATCCAAGGGAGTCTTCCCTTGGGGGTGGCTCAACCCATTCGGTTGACCAACCATCCCGCAGTGGATACTTCGCCGGCTTGGTCACCGGATGGGCGTTGGTTGGCATTCACGTCCGATCGGGATAATGCTAACGGGGTAAATAGTATTTATCTACTTAATCAAGACACGCGTCAGCTGCTGCGTCTTACCGATCCAGGGAGTGATTGTGCAGCCCCTGCTTGGTCTGCGGATGGGCGATTACTTGCTATAACTCAACGCATTCGCCGCCCCGATGGACGCTGGGGGATTCCCCAGGTCGTGATCATGACGCCCGATGGCAAGGAGCACGATCGTTTAACCCATTGGCAGCAGATTCAGGAAACTTATCCCAGTTGGAGTCTGTCAAGGATTTCTAAGGGTTAG
- the clpS gene encoding ATP-dependent Clp protease adapter ClpS, with amino-acid sequence MTEQRNSWQLQQISATAGGSVATPEASSQTVRKPYPNYKVIVLNDDFNTFEHVVNCLVRYIPGMVSDRAWNLADQIHHEGLATVWTGPLEQAELYHMQLTLEGLTMAPLETA; translated from the coding sequence ATGACAGAACAGCGAAACAGTTGGCAATTGCAGCAAATATCAGCGACTGCGGGAGGCTCCGTTGCGACGCCGGAAGCATCTAGCCAAACGGTGCGCAAGCCTTATCCCAACTACAAAGTGATCGTTCTTAATGACGACTTCAATACTTTTGAACATGTAGTCAATTGCCTAGTGCGATACATTCCTGGAATGGTGAGCGATCGGGCTTGGAATTTGGCTGACCAGATTCACCATGAAGGTCTAGCCACCGTTTGGACTGGCCCATTAGAACAAGCTGAGTTATATCACATGCAACTCACCCTAGAGGGCCTCACCATGGCTCCTTTAGAAACTGCCTAA
- a CDS encoding DUF2103 domain-containing protein produces MTQANARLVLNHSTHIPGLIPILEKLSQETGIQSITPGAICPVRAHMPQLRLRVSVPIRGGYKLIARAGKIAQEVFVLTTLGQNDLEAAIAKLLQR; encoded by the coding sequence ATGACCCAAGCCAATGCTCGGCTAGTCCTGAACCATTCCACACACATTCCGGGGCTGATTCCTATTCTCGAAAAACTCTCCCAAGAAACCGGGATTCAAAGCATTACACCGGGGGCGATTTGTCCTGTACGGGCCCACATGCCCCAGCTACGCCTACGGGTCTCTGTACCGATTCGGGGCGGGTATAAGCTGATTGCCCGTGCGGGGAAAATTGCCCAGGAAGTCTTTGTCTTGACCACCCTGGGGCAAAACGATTTAGAGGCCGCGATCGCTAAATTGTTGCAACGTTAG
- a CDS encoding histone deacetylase — translation MDLPLIYHPDYVVPLPAGHRFPMAKFKNLYDCLLRDGVATIEQFHRPDRPPNAWIEAIHTPSYVNAYCTGTLDAKAQRRIGLPWSPALVNRTCTAVGGTLLTAQLALKTGLACNTAGGTHHAFPDYGSGFCIFNDLAIAARHLQRSGDVHKVLIVDLDVHQGDGTAFIFQDDDSVFTFSMHCETNFPGTKQQSDLDVPLREGMEDEEYLQTLDRYLPDLLTQIKPDLVLYDAGTDPHLDDRLGKLCLTDTGLYRREMQVLSTCLSLGYPVACVIGGGYSENMDALVYRHSLLHRAASNVYRQYRL, via the coding sequence ATGGATCTACCGCTGATTTACCACCCTGACTACGTTGTGCCGTTACCCGCAGGGCATCGTTTCCCAATGGCTAAATTTAAAAATCTTTACGACTGCCTATTGCGGGATGGGGTGGCCACGATCGAGCAATTCCATAGACCCGATCGCCCTCCCAATGCCTGGATTGAAGCGATCCATACTCCCAGCTATGTTAACGCCTACTGCACAGGAACCCTGGATGCCAAAGCCCAACGGCGCATTGGACTGCCCTGGAGTCCGGCTCTGGTGAATCGCACCTGCACGGCGGTCGGCGGCACCCTCTTAACGGCCCAACTTGCCCTGAAAACGGGTTTGGCCTGTAATACGGCGGGCGGCACCCACCACGCATTTCCCGATTACGGCTCCGGCTTTTGCATTTTTAATGACTTGGCGATCGCGGCTCGCCATCTCCAGCGGAGCGGCGACGTTCACAAAGTCCTGATTGTGGATTTAGATGTGCACCAAGGGGATGGCACTGCCTTTATTTTCCAAGATGACGACAGCGTCTTTACCTTTTCCATGCACTGTGAAACCAACTTTCCGGGCACCAAGCAGCAAAGTGATTTGGACGTACCGCTCCGGGAAGGCATGGAAGATGAGGAATACTTACAAACCCTCGATCGCTACCTACCCGACCTCCTTACCCAGATCAAACCTGACCTAGTTTTATATGACGCTGGCACCGATCCCCACCTAGACGATCGGCTGGGAAAGCTATGTTTGACCGACACTGGCCTTTATCGCCGGGAAATGCAAGTCCTGAGCACCTGTTTATCCCTAGGCTATCCCGTCGCCTGCGTCATCGGCGGCGGCTACAGCGAGAACATGGATGCTCTGGTATACCGCCATTCGTTGCTGCATCGCGCCGCAAGCAACGTCTATCGTCAGTACCGCCTATAG
- a CDS encoding response regulator transcription factor: MAQAKILVVDDESAVRNLIHRFLSKQDFQVESAEDGKSALAMFESFNPDLVILDVNLPDANGYSLCQEMQSRTGVFVLMLTSRTDEADKIRAFSQGADDYITKPFSLGELGARVGAILKRQRIVTTAEQQCLIFNSLVIDPVRREVKINDDLIALTALEFDLLHFLASHPGKVWRRSDLIQQVWDYEYVGDQRVVDVHIGQIRKKIELDTSQPALIQTVRGVGYKFESPTTSPAVETSIN, from the coding sequence ATGGCTCAAGCCAAAATTCTGGTAGTTGATGACGAATCGGCTGTTCGCAATCTTATTCACCGTTTTCTTAGCAAACAAGACTTTCAGGTGGAGTCCGCTGAGGACGGCAAGAGTGCTCTAGCAATGTTTGAAAGTTTTAATCCAGATTTAGTCATTCTGGATGTCAATTTGCCCGATGCCAATGGATACAGTCTTTGCCAGGAGATGCAAAGTCGGACGGGCGTGTTTGTGCTGATGTTGACTAGTCGCACGGATGAAGCTGATAAGATTCGGGCCTTTAGCCAAGGGGCAGATGACTACATTACTAAGCCCTTCAGCCTGGGTGAACTGGGGGCTAGGGTTGGTGCTATTCTCAAGCGACAACGCATCGTCACAACGGCGGAACAGCAGTGTTTGATCTTCAATAGCTTGGTGATCGATCCAGTGCGCCGAGAAGTCAAAATTAATGACGATCTCATTGCTTTAACCGCGCTGGAATTTGATCTACTGCATTTCTTGGCCAGTCATCCCGGTAAAGTCTGGCGGCGATCGGATCTGATTCAACAGGTCTGGGATTACGAATATGTCGGGGATCAACGGGTCGTGGATGTTCACATTGGCCAGATCCGCAAAAAAATCGAGCTCGATACCAGTCAACCGGCCTTGATTCAAACGGTACGAGGGGTGGGCTATAAGTTTGAATCGCCGACGACTAGTCCTGCCGTGGAAACGAGCATTAACTAA
- a CDS encoding CPP1-like family protein codes for MSEQSPYEKLGVSEGATFEEIQATRTRLLEEYADEPQKVAQVEAAYDAVLMQRLKLRQEGKIAVPDGIRFAEQASPSVQQKTASVVKESGQWFQSLLGQTDRWSWALPAIVYLALGTWVGLMPQPQGVQLAMMVATGSALYFLYRKEKRIGRSALWGFGGLIGGFVLGTVAYTLLKAVIPGLPSDTIVISWTTFLVLWGIASFLK; via the coding sequence ATGAGTGAGCAAAGTCCTTACGAAAAGTTGGGTGTGTCTGAAGGAGCGACTTTTGAAGAAATTCAGGCAACGCGAACTCGTTTGTTAGAGGAATATGCAGACGAACCCCAAAAGGTCGCTCAAGTCGAAGCAGCCTACGATGCTGTCTTGATGCAGCGTCTGAAGTTGCGCCAGGAAGGCAAAATTGCCGTCCCGGATGGTATTCGCTTTGCGGAGCAAGCATCCCCCTCGGTTCAGCAAAAAACAGCTTCGGTGGTCAAGGAATCGGGCCAATGGTTTCAATCCCTCCTAGGCCAAACCGATCGGTGGAGTTGGGCCTTGCCTGCGATCGTTTACTTGGCCCTCGGCACTTGGGTCGGCTTGATGCCCCAACCTCAAGGGGTACAACTGGCGATGATGGTGGCCACAGGAAGCGCTTTATATTTTTTGTATCGCAAGGAAAAACGCATCGGGAGATCGGCCCTGTGGGGGTTTGGCGGGCTGATTGGTGGATTTGTGTTGGGGACAGTAGCCTACACCCTGCTCAAGGCCGTGATTCCCGGTCTCCCTAGCGATACGATCGTGATTAGCTGGACGACTTTCCTCGTGCTCTGGGGCATTGCGAGTTTCTTGAAGTAG
- a CDS encoding biopolymer transporter ExbD encodes MKFKSQSQKSQMPEVNLVPMMDVVMTILTFFIIVSMTLTRGKGAAVKVNLPSTQAGTAQEKTPQPMIVTLDAQGRLYLGKVPATLPELGPQVVSYLQQDPQGVVLLKADRALPYEKVVQILGQLRQVGGDRVSLAIEG; translated from the coding sequence ATGAAATTTAAAAGCCAGTCCCAAAAATCTCAAATGCCTGAGGTCAACCTGGTTCCGATGATGGATGTGGTGATGACGATTTTGACGTTTTTTATCATCGTCTCCATGACCTTAACCCGAGGCAAAGGGGCCGCCGTTAAGGTAAATCTACCCAGTACCCAGGCAGGAACCGCTCAAGAAAAAACGCCCCAACCGATGATCGTCACCCTGGACGCCCAAGGACGACTGTACTTGGGTAAAGTACCCGCAACTCTACCCGAACTGGGGCCTCAAGTGGTGTCCTATTTACAACAGGATCCGCAGGGAGTCGTGCTACTAAAAGCCGATCGTGCTTTGCCCTACGAAAAAGTGGTGCAAATCTTGGGCCAACTCCGACAAGTTGGTGGCGATCGTGTTTCTCTCGCGATCGAGGGGTAG
- a CDS encoding MotA/TolQ/ExbB proton channel family protein produces the protein MSSSSVYELVAKGGPIMVPIVVLSVLAFACAFERAWFWLRVFQGEQRIVYQVLDAAKHSLDEAKELAERASHTPIGRFLLAPLQLKQPSPETFRLALESTGEQEFAQMRKGDKLLETIVAVAPLLGLLGTVTGLITTFLNLKIGEGGGADVDLSKAAAGIGEALITTAGGMIVAIVALMIFRVSITLQAKQVDYFAKVGSDLELIYRQVWYEPFHRDHFPSTEPDSHLLGPQFQAPEPPNPPKPFSSGPSLF, from the coding sequence ATGTCATCGTCATCGGTTTACGAACTCGTGGCCAAGGGCGGCCCCATCATGGTGCCGATCGTGGTGCTTTCCGTCCTAGCTTTCGCCTGTGCCTTCGAGCGTGCTTGGTTTTGGCTGCGGGTGTTTCAAGGGGAACAACGGATCGTCTATCAAGTGCTGGATGCAGCTAAACACAGTTTGGACGAAGCCAAGGAACTGGCTGAACGCGCTAGCCATACCCCGATCGGTCGCTTTCTCCTAGCCCCCCTCCAGCTCAAACAGCCCAGCCCCGAAACCTTTCGTCTTGCCCTAGAATCCACCGGAGAGCAAGAGTTTGCCCAAATGCGCAAGGGTGACAAGCTGCTGGAAACGATCGTAGCCGTCGCTCCTTTGCTGGGGCTGTTAGGAACCGTAACAGGCTTGATTACCACCTTCCTCAACCTCAAAATCGGGGAAGGCGGCGGAGCCGATGTAGACCTCAGCAAAGCCGCTGCGGGGATTGGGGAAGCTCTGATTACGACGGCGGGCGGGATGATTGTGGCGATCGTGGCTCTGATGATTTTCCGCGTGTCCATCACCCTACAAGCGAAGCAAGTGGACTACTTTGCTAAGGTGGGAAGCGATTTAGAATTAATCTATCGCCAAGTCTGGTACGAGCCGTTCCATCGCGACCATTTTCCGTCCACTGAACCTGACAGCCATCTGTTAGGTCCCCAATTTCAAGCCCCGGAGCCACCCAATCCTCCTAAACCTTTTAGTTCAGGCCCTTCGCTCTTTTAG